In Canis lupus dingo isolate Sandy chromosome 1, ASM325472v2, whole genome shotgun sequence, a single genomic region encodes these proteins:
- the LOC112645540 gene encoding zinc finger protein 181 isoform X1 translates to MFQVTFSDVAIDFSHEEWGWLDSAQRDLYKDVMVQNYENLVSVAGLSIPKPYLISLLEDGKEPWMVEKKTSKDWESRWENKELLMKEDIYDEDSPQMVKIEKAIKQSHEFSDFNNDWEYIDGTHENQVEHFRPVTLTFRESATGESVYKYDTFRSIFHLKSILSEPQRISAEGKSHKHDIFKKSLPKRSVTKNEEISGGEKKLLNSKESMAAFSQSKSLTLDETYNREKVYTCNECGKAFGKQSILNRHWRIHTGEKPYECHECGKTFSHGSSLTRHQISHSGEKPYKCIECGKAFSHVSSLTNHQSTHTGEKPYECMNCGKSFSRVSHLIEHLRIHTQEKLYECRICEKAFIHRSSLIHHQKIHTGEKPYECSECGKAFCCSSHLTRHQRIHTIEKQFECNKCLKVFSSLSFLIQHQSIHNEEKPFECQKCRKSFNQPESLNMHLRNHSRLKPYECSICGKAFSHRSSLLQHHRIHTGEKPYECIKCGKTFSCSSNLTVHQRIHTGEKPYKCNECGKAFSKGSNLTAHQRIHNGGKPSSALSVEKSLGHVNHYTCEKSYKRETV, encoded by the exons ATGTTCCAG GTGACATTTAGTGATGTGGCCATAGACTTCTCTCATGAAGAGTGGGGATGGCTAGATTCTGCTCAGAGGGATTTATACAAGGATGTGATGGTCCAGAATTATGAGAACCTGGTTTCTGTAG CAGGTCTTTCCATACCTAAGCCATATTTGATCAGTTTACTGGAGGATGGGAAAGAACCTTGGATGGTGGAGAAAAAAACGTCAAAAG ATTGGGAATCAAGATGGGAAAACAAGGAATTACTAATGAAGGAGGATATTTATGATGAAGATTCACCCCAaatggtaaaaatagaaaaagctatAAAACAGAGTCatgaattttcagattttaacaACGACTGGGAATATATAGATGGGACGCATGAAAATCAGGTAGAACATTTCAGACCAGTGACCCTCACCTTTAGAGAAAGTGCCACTGGGGAAAGTGTTTACAAATACGATACATTTAGAAGCATCTTCCATTTAAAGTCTATTCTTTCTGAACCACAGAGAATTTCTGCTGAAGGGAAATCACATAAACATGATATATTTAAGAAGAGCTTACCAAAAAGATCTGTTACAAAAAATGAGGAGATCAGTGGTGGTGAAAAGAAACTTTTGAATTCTAAAGAAAGTATGGCAGCTTTCAGCCAGAGCAAATCTCTTACCCTTGATGAGACTTATAATAGAGAAAAAGTCTATACATGCAacgaatgtgggaaagcctttggCAAACAATCAATCCTTAATCGCCATTGGAGaattcatacaggagagaaaccatatgaatgTCATGAATGTGGAAAGACTTTTAGCCATGGCTCATCCCTAACTCGACATCAGATAAGTCACagtggagagaaaccttacaaatgtatcgaatgtgggaaggcctttagcCATGTGTCCTCACTTACTAATCATCAGAGtactcacactggagagaaaccatatgaatgTATGAACTGTGGAAAGTCATTTAGTCGTGTTTCACATCTCATTGAACATCTGAGAATTCATACACAAGAAAAACTGTATGAGTGTCGAATATGTGAGAAAGCCTTCATTCATAGGTCATCTCTCATTCACCATCAgaaaattcatactggagagaaaccttatgaatgtagtgaatgtggaaaagccttttgCTGTAGTTCACACCTTACTCGACATCAAAGAATTCACACTATAGAGAAACAATTCGAATGTAACAAATGTCTCAAAGTCTTTAGCAGCTTATCATTTCTTATTCAGCATCAGAGTATTCATAATGAAGAAAAACCTTTTGAATGTCAAAAATGCAGGAAATCCTTCAACCAGCCAGAATCCCTGAATATGCATTTAAGGAATCACTCTCGATTGAAACCGTATGAATGCAGCAtttgtgggaaagccttcagtcaTAGGTCATCCTTGCttcaacatcacagaattcacactggagagaagccctatgaatgtaTTAAATGTGGGAAGACTTTCAGCTGTAGTTCAAATCTTACTgtacatcagagaattcatactggagaaaagCCATATAAATGTAACgaatgtgggaaagcttttaGCAAAGGCTCAAATCTTACTGCCCATCAGAGAATACATAATGGAGGTAAACCCAGTAGTGCACTAAGTGTAGAAAAGTCTCTAGGCCACGTGAATCATTATACATGTGAAAAATCATACAAGAGAGAAACTGTATGA
- the LOC112645540 gene encoding zinc finger protein 181 isoform X2, protein MFQVTFSDVAIDFSHEEWGWLDSAQRDLYKDVMVQNYENLVSVGLSIPKPYLISLLEDGKEPWMVEKKTSKDWESRWENKELLMKEDIYDEDSPQMVKIEKAIKQSHEFSDFNNDWEYIDGTHENQVEHFRPVTLTFRESATGESVYKYDTFRSIFHLKSILSEPQRISAEGKSHKHDIFKKSLPKRSVTKNEEISGGEKKLLNSKESMAAFSQSKSLTLDETYNREKVYTCNECGKAFGKQSILNRHWRIHTGEKPYECHECGKTFSHGSSLTRHQISHSGEKPYKCIECGKAFSHVSSLTNHQSTHTGEKPYECMNCGKSFSRVSHLIEHLRIHTQEKLYECRICEKAFIHRSSLIHHQKIHTGEKPYECSECGKAFCCSSHLTRHQRIHTIEKQFECNKCLKVFSSLSFLIQHQSIHNEEKPFECQKCRKSFNQPESLNMHLRNHSRLKPYECSICGKAFSHRSSLLQHHRIHTGEKPYECIKCGKTFSCSSNLTVHQRIHTGEKPYKCNECGKAFSKGSNLTAHQRIHNGGKPSSALSVEKSLGHVNHYTCEKSYKRETV, encoded by the exons ATGTTCCAG GTGACATTTAGTGATGTGGCCATAGACTTCTCTCATGAAGAGTGGGGATGGCTAGATTCTGCTCAGAGGGATTTATACAAGGATGTGATGGTCCAGAATTATGAGAACCTGGTTTCTGTAG GTCTTTCCATACCTAAGCCATATTTGATCAGTTTACTGGAGGATGGGAAAGAACCTTGGATGGTGGAGAAAAAAACGTCAAAAG ATTGGGAATCAAGATGGGAAAACAAGGAATTACTAATGAAGGAGGATATTTATGATGAAGATTCACCCCAaatggtaaaaatagaaaaagctatAAAACAGAGTCatgaattttcagattttaacaACGACTGGGAATATATAGATGGGACGCATGAAAATCAGGTAGAACATTTCAGACCAGTGACCCTCACCTTTAGAGAAAGTGCCACTGGGGAAAGTGTTTACAAATACGATACATTTAGAAGCATCTTCCATTTAAAGTCTATTCTTTCTGAACCACAGAGAATTTCTGCTGAAGGGAAATCACATAAACATGATATATTTAAGAAGAGCTTACCAAAAAGATCTGTTACAAAAAATGAGGAGATCAGTGGTGGTGAAAAGAAACTTTTGAATTCTAAAGAAAGTATGGCAGCTTTCAGCCAGAGCAAATCTCTTACCCTTGATGAGACTTATAATAGAGAAAAAGTCTATACATGCAacgaatgtgggaaagcctttggCAAACAATCAATCCTTAATCGCCATTGGAGaattcatacaggagagaaaccatatgaatgTCATGAATGTGGAAAGACTTTTAGCCATGGCTCATCCCTAACTCGACATCAGATAAGTCACagtggagagaaaccttacaaatgtatcgaatgtgggaaggcctttagcCATGTGTCCTCACTTACTAATCATCAGAGtactcacactggagagaaaccatatgaatgTATGAACTGTGGAAAGTCATTTAGTCGTGTTTCACATCTCATTGAACATCTGAGAATTCATACACAAGAAAAACTGTATGAGTGTCGAATATGTGAGAAAGCCTTCATTCATAGGTCATCTCTCATTCACCATCAgaaaattcatactggagagaaaccttatgaatgtagtgaatgtggaaaagccttttgCTGTAGTTCACACCTTACTCGACATCAAAGAATTCACACTATAGAGAAACAATTCGAATGTAACAAATGTCTCAAAGTCTTTAGCAGCTTATCATTTCTTATTCAGCATCAGAGTATTCATAATGAAGAAAAACCTTTTGAATGTCAAAAATGCAGGAAATCCTTCAACCAGCCAGAATCCCTGAATATGCATTTAAGGAATCACTCTCGATTGAAACCGTATGAATGCAGCAtttgtgggaaagccttcagtcaTAGGTCATCCTTGCttcaacatcacagaattcacactggagagaagccctatgaatgtaTTAAATGTGGGAAGACTTTCAGCTGTAGTTCAAATCTTACTgtacatcagagaattcatactggagaaaagCCATATAAATGTAACgaatgtgggaaagcttttaGCAAAGGCTCAAATCTTACTGCCCATCAGAGAATACATAATGGAGGTAAACCCAGTAGTGCACTAAGTGTAGAAAAGTCTCTAGGCCACGTGAATCATTATACATGTGAAAAATCATACAAGAGAGAAACTGTATGA
- the LOC112645540 gene encoding zinc finger protein 181 isoform X3: MVQNYENLVSVAGLSIPKPYLISLLEDGKEPWMVEKKTSKDWESRWENKELLMKEDIYDEDSPQMVKIEKAIKQSHEFSDFNNDWEYIDGTHENQVEHFRPVTLTFRESATGESVYKYDTFRSIFHLKSILSEPQRISAEGKSHKHDIFKKSLPKRSVTKNEEISGGEKKLLNSKESMAAFSQSKSLTLDETYNREKVYTCNECGKAFGKQSILNRHWRIHTGEKPYECHECGKTFSHGSSLTRHQISHSGEKPYKCIECGKAFSHVSSLTNHQSTHTGEKPYECMNCGKSFSRVSHLIEHLRIHTQEKLYECRICEKAFIHRSSLIHHQKIHTGEKPYECSECGKAFCCSSHLTRHQRIHTIEKQFECNKCLKVFSSLSFLIQHQSIHNEEKPFECQKCRKSFNQPESLNMHLRNHSRLKPYECSICGKAFSHRSSLLQHHRIHTGEKPYECIKCGKTFSCSSNLTVHQRIHTGEKPYKCNECGKAFSKGSNLTAHQRIHNGGKPSSALSVEKSLGHVNHYTCEKSYKRETV; encoded by the exons ATGGTCCAGAATTATGAGAACCTGGTTTCTGTAG CAGGTCTTTCCATACCTAAGCCATATTTGATCAGTTTACTGGAGGATGGGAAAGAACCTTGGATGGTGGAGAAAAAAACGTCAAAAG ATTGGGAATCAAGATGGGAAAACAAGGAATTACTAATGAAGGAGGATATTTATGATGAAGATTCACCCCAaatggtaaaaatagaaaaagctatAAAACAGAGTCatgaattttcagattttaacaACGACTGGGAATATATAGATGGGACGCATGAAAATCAGGTAGAACATTTCAGACCAGTGACCCTCACCTTTAGAGAAAGTGCCACTGGGGAAAGTGTTTACAAATACGATACATTTAGAAGCATCTTCCATTTAAAGTCTATTCTTTCTGAACCACAGAGAATTTCTGCTGAAGGGAAATCACATAAACATGATATATTTAAGAAGAGCTTACCAAAAAGATCTGTTACAAAAAATGAGGAGATCAGTGGTGGTGAAAAGAAACTTTTGAATTCTAAAGAAAGTATGGCAGCTTTCAGCCAGAGCAAATCTCTTACCCTTGATGAGACTTATAATAGAGAAAAAGTCTATACATGCAacgaatgtgggaaagcctttggCAAACAATCAATCCTTAATCGCCATTGGAGaattcatacaggagagaaaccatatgaatgTCATGAATGTGGAAAGACTTTTAGCCATGGCTCATCCCTAACTCGACATCAGATAAGTCACagtggagagaaaccttacaaatgtatcgaatgtgggaaggcctttagcCATGTGTCCTCACTTACTAATCATCAGAGtactcacactggagagaaaccatatgaatgTATGAACTGTGGAAAGTCATTTAGTCGTGTTTCACATCTCATTGAACATCTGAGAATTCATACACAAGAAAAACTGTATGAGTGTCGAATATGTGAGAAAGCCTTCATTCATAGGTCATCTCTCATTCACCATCAgaaaattcatactggagagaaaccttatgaatgtagtgaatgtggaaaagccttttgCTGTAGTTCACACCTTACTCGACATCAAAGAATTCACACTATAGAGAAACAATTCGAATGTAACAAATGTCTCAAAGTCTTTAGCAGCTTATCATTTCTTATTCAGCATCAGAGTATTCATAATGAAGAAAAACCTTTTGAATGTCAAAAATGCAGGAAATCCTTCAACCAGCCAGAATCCCTGAATATGCATTTAAGGAATCACTCTCGATTGAAACCGTATGAATGCAGCAtttgtgggaaagccttcagtcaTAGGTCATCCTTGCttcaacatcacagaattcacactggagagaagccctatgaatgtaTTAAATGTGGGAAGACTTTCAGCTGTAGTTCAAATCTTACTgtacatcagagaattcatactggagaaaagCCATATAAATGTAACgaatgtgggaaagcttttaGCAAAGGCTCAAATCTTACTGCCCATCAGAGAATACATAATGGAGGTAAACCCAGTAGTGCACTAAGTGTAGAAAAGTCTCTAGGCCACGTGAATCATTATACATGTGAAAAATCATACAAGAGAGAAACTGTATGA